The Deinococcus carri genome contains a region encoding:
- a CDS encoding AIM24 family protein, whose product MTNSDGSSSLRDFLAQTAERDQPGEVFELESSKMLEVKVQGRIWSKLGAMVAYKGNLSFKREGTLEGGLMKALKRAVSQEMSPLAKIEGRGVAYLADQGKEVQILRLAGDSLNVNGNDLLAFEDSVNYDITMHRRVAGMAAGGLFSVRLQGSGLVAILSHGKPLTLRVTPNEPIFTDPNATVAWSGNLQPQLRMDASLRSMFGRGGGETYQMVFQGDGFVVVQPYEEFEQGLGGEGQGGGRSLGDLFD is encoded by the coding sequence ATGACGAACAGTGACGGCAGCTCCAGCCTCCGCGACTTTCTGGCCCAGACCGCCGAGCGCGACCAGCCCGGCGAGGTGTTCGAGCTGGAAAGCAGCAAGATGCTGGAGGTCAAGGTCCAGGGCCGCATCTGGAGCAAGCTGGGCGCGATGGTGGCCTACAAGGGCAACCTCTCCTTCAAGCGCGAGGGCACCCTGGAAGGCGGGCTGATGAAGGCCCTCAAGCGCGCGGTGAGCCAGGAGATGAGTCCGCTCGCCAAGATCGAGGGGCGCGGCGTGGCCTACCTGGCCGACCAGGGCAAGGAGGTGCAGATTCTGCGCCTGGCGGGCGACAGCCTGAATGTGAACGGCAACGACCTGCTCGCCTTCGAGGACAGCGTGAACTACGACATCACGATGCACCGCCGGGTGGCCGGGATGGCAGCGGGCGGCTTATTTAGCGTGCGGCTCCAGGGGAGCGGGCTGGTCGCCATCCTCAGCCACGGCAAGCCGCTGACGCTGCGCGTGACGCCGAACGAGCCGATTTTCACCGACCCCAACGCGACGGTCGCCTGGAGCGGCAACCTCCAGCCCCAGCTCCGCATGGACGCCAGCCTCCGCAGCATGTTCGGGCGCGGCGGCGGCGAGACGTACCAGATGGTCTTTCAGGGCGACGGCTTCGTGGTCGTGCAGCCCTACGAGGAGTTCGAGCAGGGCCTGGGGGGCGAGGGGCAAGGCGGGGGGCGGAGTCTGGGGGACCTGTTCGACTGA
- a CDS encoding nitroreductase codes for MSVLPDLPEPLDLLTTIHARRTVDLARLRPDPIPRETLLTLLEAANWAPSHGRTEPWRFVVFTGEGRMRLAEVLATSLARLKGEEQADPDVLRTQRERQRLAPVWLAVAVQPAEKPRMPLYEDQWAVACAVQTLMLAARSLGIGSKWITNAASLHEHTAQALGFGEGASMMGLVYLGFVDGEWPVGERRPMGDKVRWVEET; via the coding sequence GTGTCTGTCCTGCCTGACCTGCCCGAACCGCTCGACCTGCTGACCACCATTCACGCCCGCCGCACCGTGGACCTGGCCCGGCTGCGGCCCGACCCTATTCCCCGGGAGACGCTGCTGACGCTGCTGGAAGCCGCCAACTGGGCACCCAGTCACGGCCGCACCGAACCCTGGCGCTTCGTGGTCTTTACCGGCGAGGGGCGGATGCGGCTGGCGGAAGTCCTCGCCACGTCGCTGGCCCGGCTGAAGGGCGAAGAGCAGGCTGACCCGGACGTGTTGCGCACGCAGCGGGAGCGGCAGCGTCTCGCGCCGGTCTGGCTGGCGGTCGCCGTCCAGCCCGCCGAGAAGCCCCGGATGCCGCTTTACGAGGACCAGTGGGCCGTGGCCTGCGCCGTGCAGACGCTGATGCTGGCGGCGCGGTCGCTGGGTATTGGCAGCAAGTGGATTACCAACGCGGCCAGTCTGCACGAGCACACCGCGCAGGCGCTGGGGTTTGGGGAGGGAGCGAGCATGATGGGGCTGGTGTATCTGGGGTTTGTGGATGGGGAGTGGCCGGTGGGGGAGCGGCGGCCGATGGGGGACAAGGTGCGGTGGGTGGAGGAGACGTAG
- a CDS encoding pyridoxal phosphate-dependent aminotransferase has translation MSGSPVSSPFRLSARALSLKPSATVAVTSRALELRRAGVDVISMSVGEPDFDTPPHIKAAAIEAIEAGKTKYTPVGGIPELREAISAKFARENGLTYTPDAVTVTSGGKQALFNAFFALLNPGDEVLIPAPYWVSYPEMVALTGAVPVPVPTTPESGFMLDPEELAARVTPRTRMIVLNSPGNPTGAVFPPEVLEAVAGVAQRHGLVIVTDEMYEHLVYDAEQVSIGRYAPDHTLTVNGASKAYAMTGWRIGYAGGPGAVIAAMNALQSQSTSNASSVSQAAALAALTQHEETARFIEQARHAYRERRDRIVAGLNALGLPTPTPQGAFYVMADTARIHPDELEAARLLLDQARVAVVPGTDFAAPGQVRLSYATSLDNIEEVLHRIGQMLAD, from the coding sequence ATGAGCGGCTCCCCTGTCTCCTCCCCCTTCCGGCTCTCTGCGCGTGCCCTGAGCCTCAAGCCCTCCGCGACGGTGGCCGTCACGTCGCGGGCGCTGGAGCTGCGTCGGGCCGGCGTGGACGTGATTTCCATGAGCGTGGGCGAGCCGGACTTCGACACGCCGCCCCACATCAAGGCGGCCGCAATCGAGGCCATCGAGGCTGGGAAGACCAAGTACACGCCCGTGGGCGGCATTCCCGAACTGCGCGAGGCCATCAGCGCCAAATTTGCGCGCGAGAATGGCCTGACCTACACCCCCGATGCCGTGACCGTCACCAGCGGCGGCAAGCAGGCCCTCTTCAACGCCTTTTTCGCGCTGCTGAATCCCGGCGACGAGGTGCTGATTCCCGCGCCGTACTGGGTGAGCTACCCGGAGATGGTGGCGCTGACGGGAGCGGTGCCCGTGCCGGTACCCACCACGCCCGAATCCGGCTTCATGCTTGACCCTGAGGAGTTGGCGGCCCGCGTGACTCCCCGCACCCGCATGATCGTACTCAACAGCCCCGGTAACCCGACCGGCGCGGTCTTTCCCCCGGAGGTGCTGGAGGCGGTGGCGGGGGTCGCGCAACGCCACGGCCTCGTCATCGTGACCGACGAGATGTACGAGCATCTGGTGTACGACGCCGAGCAGGTCAGCATCGGGCGGTATGCCCCGGACCACACGCTGACGGTCAACGGCGCGAGCAAGGCCTACGCCATGACCGGCTGGCGCATCGGCTACGCGGGCGGGCCGGGGGCCGTGATTGCCGCGATGAACGCCCTGCAATCCCAGAGCACCAGCAACGCGAGCAGCGTCAGCCAGGCCGCCGCGCTGGCCGCCCTGACCCAGCACGAGGAGACGGCCCGCTTTATCGAGCAGGCCCGCCACGCCTACCGCGAGCGCCGCGACCGCATCGTGGCGGGCCTGAATGCCCTGGGCCTGCCCACGCCCACGCCACAGGGGGCCTTCTACGTGATGGCCGACACCGCCCGCATCCACCCCGACGAGCTGGAAGCCGCCCGCCTCTTGCTGGACCAGGCCCGCGTGGCCGTGGTTCCCGGCACCGATTTCGCCGCGCCGGGTCAGGTACGCCTCAGCTATGCGACCAGCCTGGACAACATCGAGGAAGTGCTGCACCGCATCGGCCAGATGCTGGCGGACTGA
- a CDS encoding response regulator transcription factor, whose product MKLVIADDHPLFRMGLKYALLHQGFDVVAEAADGLQALEACRTHQPDVALLDVKMPGLTGIEVCERLRLTHPQVVSVLITTFAEPAIVQAARLAGARGYVSKETDPESLARQLRDIAAHPEIDRLPQVDVPRLTPRESEVLPLLAQGFSNKEIAKNLGVSPDTVKDHLARLYAKLDAGDRTEAVSRARSIGLLG is encoded by the coding sequence TTGAAACTCGTGATTGCCGATGACCACCCCCTTTTCCGCATGGGCCTGAAATACGCCCTGCTGCACCAGGGCTTCGACGTGGTGGCCGAGGCCGCCGACGGCCTCCAGGCCCTGGAAGCCTGCCGCACCCACCAGCCCGACGTGGCACTGCTCGACGTGAAGATGCCCGGCCTGACCGGCATCGAGGTCTGCGAGCGGCTGCGCCTGACCCATCCGCAGGTGGTCAGCGTGCTGATCACGACCTTTGCGGAACCCGCCATCGTGCAGGCCGCGCGGCTGGCCGGGGCACGTGGCTACGTCAGCAAGGAAACTGACCCCGAGAGCCTGGCCCGGCAACTGCGCGACATCGCCGCCCATCCCGAGATCGACCGCCTGCCCCAGGTCGACGTGCCCCGCCTGACCCCGCGCGAGTCCGAGGTGCTGCCGCTGCTGGCCCAGGGCTTTTCCAACAAGGAAATCGCCAAGAACCTGGGCGTCAGCCCCGACACCGTCAAGGACCACCTGGCCCGCCTGTACGCCAAGCTCGACGCCGGGGACCGCACCGAGGCCGTCAGCCGAGCACGCAGTATCGGTCTGCTGGGGTGA
- a CDS encoding sensor histidine kinase — MTTGEVSLSAARPLRQETRGGTLRGQFTLVIFLLAFLPNLVLTLAARPGLPSLMLAVWMGLVAALCGLVGYLLSGVLLRPLSRLEAEVERGDFAHTGQTRAHSDDPTEIRALRGAFAELLGRLSTEQARRNAFMATLVHDLKTPLIATGHLTRILTDHPLPDAERHEMGRELLTENARLLALVGQMADAHRFEREEVQLSPRPTDLRALLECVTRRLLPQAQARGLTLTVTGQGTAPADPAVLERAVTNLTENALRYARTQVALAVTPAGVEVRDDGPGLGAPLEELAQPFNAQPATIAGQQYTAGTTGLGLFIARRIAETHGGSLSYARQSAGPHSPHSVFTLNLPEVSP, encoded by the coding sequence GTGACCACAGGTGAGGTTTCCCTGAGTGCGGCCCGCCCCCTGCGGCAGGAGACGCGCGGAGGCACGCTGCGGGGGCAGTTCACGCTGGTGATTTTCCTGCTGGCGTTTCTGCCCAATCTGGTGCTGACGCTGGCGGCACGTCCGGGCCTTCCCTCGCTGATGCTCGCGGTCTGGATGGGCCTGGTGGCGGCGCTGTGCGGGCTGGTGGGCTATCTGCTCAGCGGCGTGCTGCTGCGGCCCCTCAGTCGCCTGGAGGCCGAAGTGGAGCGCGGCGACTTCGCGCACACCGGGCAGACGCGGGCGCACTCCGACGACCCCACCGAGATTCGCGCGCTGCGGGGGGCCTTTGCCGAGCTGCTGGGCCGCCTCTCGACCGAGCAGGCCCGCCGCAACGCCTTTATGGCGACGCTGGTCCACGACCTCAAGACGCCCCTGATCGCCACCGGCCACCTGACCCGCATCCTGACCGACCACCCCCTGCCCGACGCCGAACGGCACGAGATGGGCCGCGAGCTGCTGACCGAGAACGCCCGGCTGCTGGCCCTGGTCGGGCAGATGGCCGACGCCCACCGCTTCGAGCGCGAGGAGGTGCAGCTCTCGCCCCGGCCCACCGACCTGCGCGCCCTGCTGGAGTGCGTCACCCGCCGCCTGTTGCCCCAGGCCCAGGCGCGCGGCCTGACCCTCACCGTGACGGGCCAGGGCACCGCCCCCGCCGACCCCGCCGTGCTGGAGCGGGCCGTGACCAACCTGACCGAGAACGCCCTGCGGTACGCGCGGACGCAGGTGGCGCTGGCCGTGACCCCCGCAGGCGTGGAGGTGCGCGACGACGGCCCCGGCCTGGGCGCGCCGCTGGAGGAACTCGCGCAGCCGTTCAACGCCCAGCCCGCCACCATCGCGGGGCAGCAGTACACCGCCGGGACCACCGGACTGGGCCTCTTTATCGCCCGCCGCATCGCGGAGACGCACGGCGGCAGCCTCAGCTATGCCCGCCAGAGCGCTGGCCCGCATTCGCCCCATTCCGTCTTCACCCTCAATCTGCCGGAGGTGTCCCCTTGA
- a CDS encoding MBL fold metallo-hydrolase: protein MTQLPAWQPPPPLTTSVQQIRPPAPDVSTFGGTQVLRPDVVRVRLPMVNAYLLGLLGDPWVLVDAGMPGTAGMIRAAAGKYHAGQPPAAIVLTHGHLDHIGALHDLLEEWPVSVYAHPLELPHLTGQVAYPFPDPTMGGVMSALSPAFVPGPFDFRPHVQVLPSAGEVPFLPGWRWLHTPGHSAGHVSLWRPEDRTLIAGDAFVTTRQETVLGALASRPTLVHRPPAYYTPNWDAARESVRLLADLNPALAATGHGHPMTEVQMDLDLARLARNFDEAARPLRGWYLNHPVPVALPQPGTSDPLRNIVLGTLAAVGGLLLLRKLRR, encoded by the coding sequence ATGACCCAGCTCCCCGCCTGGCAACCCCCGCCCCCCCTCACCACCAGTGTCCAGCAGATTCGCCCGCCCGCCCCGGATGTCTCCACCTTCGGCGGCACGCAGGTGCTGCGGCCCGACGTGGTGCGCGTGCGGCTGCCGATGGTGAATGCCTACCTGCTGGGCCTGCTGGGCGACCCCTGGGTGCTGGTGGACGCCGGGATGCCGGGCACCGCCGGAATGATTCGCGCGGCGGCCGGGAAGTACCACGCGGGCCAACCCCCGGCCGCCATTGTGCTGACCCACGGGCACCTCGACCACATCGGCGCGCTGCATGACCTGCTGGAGGAGTGGCCGGTGTCGGTCTACGCGCACCCGCTGGAACTGCCCCACCTGACCGGTCAGGTCGCCTATCCCTTCCCCGACCCCACGATGGGCGGCGTGATGAGTGCGCTTTCCCCGGCCTTCGTGCCCGGCCCCTTCGATTTCCGGCCCCACGTCCAGGTGCTCCCCTCGGCGGGCGAGGTGCCTTTCCTGCCGGGCTGGCGCTGGTTGCACACGCCGGGGCACAGCGCCGGGCACGTGTCGCTGTGGCGGCCCGAGGACCGGACGCTGATTGCCGGGGATGCCTTCGTGACCACCCGGCAGGAGACGGTCCTGGGGGCGCTGGCCTCGCGGCCCACCCTCGTTCACCGCCCGCCCGCCTACTACACGCCCAACTGGGACGCGGCGCGCGAGTCGGTGCGCCTGCTCGCGGACCTGAACCCCGCCCTGGCCGCCACAGGGCACGGCCACCCCATGACCGAGGTGCAGATGGACCTCGACCTGGCGCGGCTCGCCCGCAACTTCGACGAGGCGGCGCGGCCCCTGCGCGGCTGGTATCTGAACCATCCGGTGCCGGTGGCCCTGCCGCAGCCGGGAACCTCCGACCCGCTGCGAAACATCGTGCTGGGGACGCTGGCGGCGGTGGGCGGCCTGCTGCTGCTGCGGAAGCTGCGGCGCTGA
- the lepA gene encoding translation elongation factor 4: MNVRSPAQVRNFSIIAHVDHGKSTLADRILERLGAMGERDKRDQTLDTLELERERGITIKSTPIRLTYQRPVLADGTGGEEYTFNLIDTPGHVDFNYEVSRSLAACEGVLLLVDASQGVEAQTIVNAYLAIDSNLEIVPVVNKIDLPAADPEGAAQELEDVIGIPAEEAIFASGKAGLGIPEILEAIVERIPAPSGDPEAPLKALIFDSFYDAYQGVILFVRVLEGTLTPKQPIMLFSTGKTFEVDKVGTFSPGLVVGDSLPAGAVGWVAAGIKDIHDAQVGDTLTEKERPTPEPFPGFKPAQPVVFSGLYPTDTEDYRKLRDALDKLKLNDAAFTFEPETSEALGFGFRCGFLGLLHAEIIQERLEREYDLDLIATAPAVVYRLTLTNGEVFETQNPADFPTRDRISTVEEPYIKLSIMLPEDYVGPVMQLLQERRGSMVTMNYVGKRVELIYEVPFAEILYDFHDRLKSISRGYASMDYEQIGYREGDLRKVDILVNNEVVDALAIIVHEDKAYSLGRKIVDKMAEVIPRQMFPVPVQATIGGKIIARATVKAYRKDVLAKCYGGDISRKKKLLEKQKKGRARMKQIGTVEVPQEAFLAVLSTEE, encoded by the coding sequence GTGAACGTCAGGTCCCCCGCTCAGGTCAGAAATTTCTCCATCATCGCCCACGTGGACCACGGCAAGTCCACGCTCGCCGACCGCATCCTGGAACGGCTGGGCGCGATGGGCGAGCGCGACAAACGCGACCAGACGCTCGACACGCTCGAACTGGAGCGCGAACGCGGCATCACCATCAAATCCACGCCCATCCGCCTCACCTACCAGCGGCCCGTGCTGGCTGATGGAACGGGCGGCGAAGAGTACACCTTCAACCTGATCGACACGCCCGGCCACGTGGACTTCAACTACGAGGTAAGCCGCTCCCTGGCCGCCTGCGAGGGCGTGCTGCTGCTGGTGGACGCCTCGCAGGGCGTGGAGGCGCAGACCATCGTCAACGCCTACCTCGCCATCGACAGCAACCTCGAAATCGTGCCGGTGGTGAACAAGATCGACCTCCCCGCCGCCGACCCGGAGGGGGCCGCGCAGGAGCTGGAGGACGTGATCGGCATTCCCGCCGAGGAGGCCATCTTCGCGTCGGGCAAGGCGGGGCTGGGCATTCCCGAGATTCTGGAGGCGATTGTCGAGCGGATTCCCGCCCCCTCGGGCGACCCGGAAGCGCCGCTCAAGGCCCTGATTTTCGACTCCTTCTACGACGCCTACCAGGGCGTGATCCTGTTCGTGCGGGTGCTGGAGGGCACCTTGACCCCCAAGCAGCCCATCATGCTGTTCTCGACCGGCAAGACCTTCGAGGTGGACAAGGTGGGCACCTTCAGCCCCGGCCTGGTCGTGGGCGACTCGCTCCCGGCGGGCGCGGTGGGCTGGGTCGCGGCGGGCATCAAGGACATCCACGACGCGCAGGTGGGCGACACCCTCACCGAAAAGGAACGCCCCACCCCCGAACCGTTTCCCGGCTTCAAGCCCGCGCAGCCGGTGGTCTTCTCGGGCCTCTACCCCACCGATACCGAGGACTACCGCAAGCTGCGCGACGCGCTGGACAAGCTCAAGCTCAACGACGCCGCCTTCACCTTCGAGCCGGAAACGTCCGAGGCGCTGGGCTTCGGGTTCCGCTGCGGCTTCCTGGGCCTGCTGCACGCCGAGATCATCCAGGAGCGGCTGGAGCGCGAGTACGACCTCGACCTGATCGCCACCGCACCCGCCGTGGTCTACCGCCTGACGCTGACGAACGGCGAGGTGTTCGAGACGCAGAACCCCGCCGACTTTCCCACCCGCGACCGCATCAGCACGGTGGAGGAACCGTACATCAAGCTCAGCATCATGCTGCCCGAGGACTACGTGGGGCCGGTGATGCAGCTTCTCCAGGAGCGGCGCGGCTCGATGGTCACGATGAACTACGTGGGCAAGCGCGTGGAGCTGATCTACGAGGTGCCGTTCGCGGAAATCCTGTACGACTTCCACGACCGCCTCAAGTCCATCTCGCGCGGCTACGCCAGCATGGACTACGAGCAAATAGGCTACCGCGAGGGCGACCTGCGCAAGGTGGACATTCTCGTCAACAACGAGGTGGTGGACGCCCTGGCCATCATCGTCCACGAGGACAAGGCGTACTCGCTGGGCCGCAAGATCGTGGACAAGATGGCGGAGGTGATTCCCCGGCAGATGTTCCCGGTGCCGGTGCAGGCCACCATCGGCGGCAAGATCATCGCCCGCGCCACCGTCAAGGCCTACCGCAAGGACGTGCTGGCGAAGTGCTACGGCGGCGACATCTCCCGTAAGAAGAAGCTGCTGGAAAAGCAGAAGAAGGGCCGCGCCCGCATGAAGCAGATCGGCACGGTGGAGGTGCCGCAGGAGGCGTTCCTGGCGGTGCTGAGCACGGAGGAGTAA
- a CDS encoding M28 family metallopeptidase has product MYARSRPLPTRPRRPAWHWLLPAALVLGGGWGAWHWANRPQNLPAQPAALARTPSQDWADLRAFGPRPVSAGGHDRALDWLAAQFRALGYPVTWEPVTLERPFDRGGTLKVGSLSVPAAALYGSRGGEQEGRLVRLPAGATTEQMEARGLRGQIALTTCREWDGDEVTWTELVERATRAGALGLVLVQDCGTRQVRRVPATPLPLVQVSAADGRRVLPLAGQQAQLTSNVEVRKVTGRNLIAARVGAKPEVLFGAHLDSVNGSPGANDNASGVLAVLEAAREAAGTPLAGRAWFVLFDAEEDGLVGSRTFVDAHRYPLRQTRAMLNLDMVGVAAEPLGVAADAELLPLAKQVRPGIRVFEDESTQRRETFGRSMNVGGSSDQVPFIAWGVRTVFIHRGLDDNYHAASDNTLSPALVREAGAFAVKLAQAALAAPWMPDEPCEGFKSEGC; this is encoded by the coding sequence ATGTACGCCCGCTCCCGGCCCTTGCCGACCCGGCCGCGCCGTCCTGCCTGGCACTGGCTCCTGCCCGCCGCGCTCGTCCTGGGGGGCGGCTGGGGTGCCTGGCACTGGGCCAACCGCCCGCAGAACCTGCCCGCACAGCCGGCGGCCCTCGCGCGCACCCCGTCGCAGGACTGGGCCGACCTGCGCGCCTTCGGCCCGCGTCCGGTGAGCGCGGGGGGCCATGACCGCGCCCTGGACTGGCTGGCCGCACAGTTCCGCGCGCTGGGCTACCCCGTGACCTGGGAGCCGGTGACGCTGGAGCGGCCCTTCGACCGGGGCGGCACCCTGAAGGTGGGGTCCCTGAGTGTTCCTGCCGCCGCCCTGTACGGCAGCCGGGGCGGCGAGCAGGAGGGCCGGCTGGTGCGCCTGCCCGCCGGGGCGACCACCGAGCAGATGGAGGCGCGGGGCCTGCGCGGGCAGATCGCCCTGACCACCTGCCGGGAGTGGGACGGCGACGAGGTGACGTGGACCGAACTGGTGGAGCGGGCCACGCGGGCGGGGGCGCTGGGCCTGGTGCTGGTGCAGGACTGCGGGACACGGCAGGTGCGGCGTGTGCCCGCCACGCCCCTGCCGCTGGTGCAGGTCAGCGCCGCGGACGGGCGGCGGGTGCTGCCGCTGGCGGGCCAGCAGGCCCAGCTCACTTCAAACGTGGAGGTACGGAAGGTCACGGGCCGCAACCTCATCGCCGCCCGCGTGGGGGCGAAACCCGAAGTGCTGTTCGGTGCCCACCTCGACAGCGTGAACGGCTCGCCCGGCGCGAACGACAATGCCAGCGGCGTGCTGGCGGTGCTGGAGGCCGCGCGCGAGGCGGCCGGGACACCCCTGGCAGGCCGCGCCTGGTTCGTCCTGTTCGATGCCGAGGAGGACGGCCTGGTGGGCAGCCGCACCTTCGTGGACGCGCACCGTTACCCCCTGCGGCAGACGCGGGCGATGCTGAACCTCGACATGGTGGGCGTGGCCGCCGAACCGCTGGGGGTCGCCGCCGACGCCGAGCTGCTGCCGCTGGCAAAGCAGGTGCGGCCCGGCATCCGCGTGTTTGAGGACGAATCCACCCAGCGACGCGAAACCTTCGGCCGGTCCATGAACGTCGGTGGCAGCAGCGACCAGGTGCCCTTCATCGCCTGGGGCGTCCGCACCGTGTTCATCCACCGCGGTCTGGACGACAACTACCACGCCGCCAGCGACAACACGCTCTCGCCCGCGCTGGTGCGGGAGGCGGGAGCGTTCGCCGTGAAGCTGGCGCAGGCGGCCCTCGCCGCCCCCTGGATGCCCGACGAGCCGTGCGAGGGGTTCAAGAGCGAGGGGTGTTAG
- a CDS encoding MOSC domain-containing protein, with the protein MTPSASVLAVSLSPAHTFSKTPQPEIHLLSGLGVEGDAHAGRTVRHRSRVAQNPDQPNLRQIHLIHAELLDELRGQGFRAAPGDLGENVTTRGVDLLGLPRGTRLHLGEAAVVEVTGLRNPCAQIDAFQPGLLRAVLGHDAAGNLIRKAGIMGVVLAGGAVRPGDRLRVELPPQPHERLERV; encoded by the coding sequence ATGACCCCCAGCGCCAGCGTTCTGGCCGTCAGCCTCAGCCCCGCGCACACCTTCAGCAAAACGCCGCAGCCGGAGATTCACCTTCTGTCCGGGCTGGGCGTGGAGGGGGACGCCCACGCGGGCCGCACCGTCAGGCACCGCTCGCGGGTGGCGCAGAACCCGGACCAGCCGAACCTGCGCCAGATTCACCTGATTCATGCCGAACTGCTGGACGAGCTGCGCGGGCAGGGCTTCCGGGCAGCCCCCGGCGACCTGGGCGAGAACGTGACCACGCGGGGCGTGGACCTGCTGGGGCTGCCCCGCGGCACACGGCTCCACCTGGGCGAGGCGGCGGTGGTGGAGGTCACGGGCCTGCGCAACCCCTGCGCGCAGATCGATGCCTTCCAGCCGGGCCTGCTGCGGGCCGTCCTGGGGCACGACGCCGCGGGGAACCTGATTCGCAAGGCCGGCATCATGGGTGTGGTGCTGGCCGGAGGCGCGGTGCGTCCGGGCGATAGGCTGCGCGTGGAGCTGCCACCGCAACCACACGAGCGGCTGGAACGGGTCTAG
- a CDS encoding ribonuclease HII gives MPPPAHTPPAVTPDWAFEREHWRRGYFRVAGVDEAGRGAWAGPVTVAAVILPGLATDYPFRDSKQLTPAARETLAAEVRRVALSWAVEHAWPEEIDRLNILGATHAAALRALARLDPPPQALVTDYLKLRTPLPLSAPPRADALSYSVAAASLLAKTERDRLMLELDARHPGYGFAAHKGYGAPAHRAALQRLGVSEVHRRSYAPIARLLGPTPEEQP, from the coding sequence ATGCCGCCCCCTGCCCACACCCCCCCTGCCGTGACCCCCGACTGGGCCTTCGAGCGCGAACACTGGCGGCGCGGGTATTTCCGCGTGGCGGGCGTGGACGAGGCGGGGCGCGGGGCCTGGGCAGGGCCGGTGACGGTGGCGGCGGTGATTCTGCCGGGGCTGGCAACCGACTATCCCTTCCGGGACAGCAAGCAGCTCACGCCCGCGGCGCGGGAGACGCTGGCGGCGGAGGTGCGGCGGGTGGCGCTGAGCTGGGCGGTGGAACACGCCTGGCCGGAGGAGATCGACCGCCTGAACATCCTGGGGGCCACGCACGCGGCGGCGCTCCGGGCACTGGCCCGCCTGGACCCCCCGCCGCAGGCCCTGGTCACCGATTACCTCAAGCTCCGCACGCCGCTGCCCCTCAGCGCCCCACCCAGGGCCGACGCGCTGAGTTACAGCGTGGCCGCTGCCAGCCTGCTCGCCAAGACCGAGCGTGACCGGCTGATGCTGGAGCTGGACGCGCGGCACCCCGGCTACGGCTTCGCGGCCCACAAGGGCTACGGTGCACCCGCCCACCGCGCCGCGCTGCAACGCCTGGGGGTCTCGGAGGTCCACCGGCGCAGCTATGCGCCTATCGCCCGTCTGCTCGGCCCGACCCCGGAGGAACAACCATGA